In Streptomyces sp. 840.1, one DNA window encodes the following:
- a CDS encoding LURP-one-related/scramblase family protein — MRLLVRERLFGIGDDYWIEDADGHKVFLVDGKAMRVRDTFELKDAQGRIVVEIKQKLISLRDTMLIERDGEQLAKVKRKRLSLLRNHYRVTLVDGTELDVSGKILDREFAVDYDGELLAQISRRWLTVRDTYGIDVVREDADTPLLIAVAVCVIVLAEKEHED; from the coding sequence ATGAGACTTCTCGTGCGTGAGCGCCTGTTCGGCATCGGTGACGACTACTGGATCGAGGACGCGGACGGCCACAAGGTCTTCCTCGTCGACGGCAAGGCCATGCGGGTGCGCGACACCTTCGAGCTGAAGGACGCACAGGGCCGGATCGTCGTCGAGATCAAGCAGAAGCTGATCAGCCTGCGCGACACGATGCTCATCGAGCGGGACGGCGAGCAGCTGGCCAAGGTCAAGCGGAAGCGGCTGTCGCTGCTGCGCAACCACTACCGGGTGACGCTGGTGGACGGCACCGAGCTCGACGTCAGCGGCAAGATCCTGGACCGCGAGTTCGCGGTGGACTACGACGGCGAGCTGCTGGCCCAGATCTCGCGCCGCTGGCTGACCGTCCGGGACACGTACGGGATCGACGTCGTACGGGAGGACGCCGACACGCCCCTGCTGATCGCGGTGGCGGTGTGCGTGATCGTGCTCGCGGAGAAGGAGCACGAGGACTGA
- a CDS encoding carbon-nitrogen family hydrolase, which produces MRASLIQIAVDPDESVDARRARAASLIAASRGADLVVLPELWPVGAFAYTEFESEAEPLLGPTHEAMSGAAADAGVWLHAGSFVERADDGTLYNTTLVFSPEGERAAVYRKIHRFGFDKGEAVMMGAGDELVTLGLPQTTIGLATCYDLRFPEMFRGLVDAGAETLVVAAGWPERRRAHWTLLAQARAVENQAYVLAVGCAGTHAGVPQAGHSIVVDPWGEVLAEAGADEEVLSVEFDPSRVAATRDQFPALKDRRLGLAPPTVLG; this is translated from the coding sequence GTGCGCGCCTCTCTCATCCAGATCGCAGTAGACCCGGACGAATCCGTCGACGCGCGCAGGGCGCGGGCGGCTTCGCTGATCGCGGCCTCGCGCGGCGCGGATCTGGTGGTCCTGCCCGAGCTCTGGCCGGTCGGAGCCTTCGCCTACACGGAGTTCGAGAGCGAGGCCGAACCACTGCTCGGCCCCACCCACGAGGCGATGTCCGGGGCCGCCGCCGACGCCGGGGTCTGGCTGCACGCCGGCTCCTTCGTCGAGCGGGCCGACGACGGCACCCTCTACAACACCACGCTCGTCTTCAGCCCCGAGGGCGAGCGGGCAGCCGTGTACCGCAAGATCCACCGCTTCGGCTTCGACAAGGGCGAGGCCGTCATGATGGGCGCCGGCGACGAGCTGGTCACGCTCGGCCTGCCGCAGACCACGATCGGCCTCGCCACCTGCTACGACCTGCGCTTCCCGGAGATGTTCCGGGGGCTGGTCGACGCGGGCGCCGAGACCCTGGTCGTCGCGGCGGGCTGGCCCGAGCGCCGCCGCGCCCACTGGACGCTGCTCGCCCAGGCGCGCGCCGTCGAGAACCAGGCCTACGTGCTGGCCGTCGGCTGCGCCGGTACCCACGCCGGGGTCCCGCAGGCCGGGCACAGCATCGTCGTCGACCCCTGGGGCGAGGTGCTCGCGGAGGCCGGCGCGGACGAGGAGGTGCTCAGCGTGGAGTTCGACCCGTCCCGGGTCGCCGCCACCCGGGACCAGTTCCCGGCCCTCAAGGACCGCCGGCTCGGGCTCGCTCCGCCGACGGTGCTCGGATAG
- a CDS encoding DUF4232 domain-containing protein — MSVIRTRGRAAALAATTTAVLALALTACGGSDSGTGTRSEGPADTSLSASAAKPAAGSADSAGAKDSSGAKTPVAAKRTTGTTGGGGGTGGSTTGGTSKGSTGSANAPLCTTEDVRISAAAQDGPPYTHLVLTAKNTSGHACEMKGFPEIQFLESHKQNIPSVAKSKPAARVVLEAGAPAYALVKLSDGGADEDVEPVTAFAVWLQGGSGQATVRAPGAGGIAVDPAKYRTGYWTYELRNGADDF, encoded by the coding sequence ATGTCTGTCATCCGGACCCGCGGCCGCGCCGCCGCGCTCGCCGCCACGACCACCGCCGTACTCGCCCTGGCGCTGACCGCCTGCGGGGGCAGTGACAGCGGCACCGGCACCAGGTCCGAGGGCCCGGCGGACACCTCGTTGTCGGCCTCCGCCGCCAAGCCGGCCGCAGGGTCCGCGGACAGCGCCGGGGCCAAGGACAGCTCCGGGGCCAAGACCCCCGTGGCCGCGAAGCGCACCACCGGCACCACCGGCGGAGGCGGCGGAACCGGCGGCAGCACCACCGGCGGCACGTCGAAGGGCAGCACCGGATCCGCGAACGCCCCGCTCTGCACCACCGAGGACGTCAGGATCAGTGCCGCCGCCCAGGACGGCCCGCCCTACACGCACCTCGTCCTGACGGCGAAGAACACCTCGGGCCACGCGTGCGAGATGAAGGGCTTCCCGGAGATCCAGTTCCTGGAGAGCCACAAGCAGAACATCCCGTCGGTGGCCAAGAGCAAGCCGGCGGCCCGCGTCGTGCTCGAAGCGGGCGCACCGGCCTACGCACTGGTGAAGCTGTCCGACGGCGGCGCCGACGAGGACGTGGAGCCCGTGACGGCCTTCGCCGTGTGGCTCCAGGGCGGCAGCGGCCAGGCCACCGTGCGGGCCCCCGGCGCCGGGGGCATCGCCGTCGACCCGGCGAAGTACCGGACGGGGTACTGGACGTACGAGCTGCGCAACGGCGCCGACGACTTCTGA
- a CDS encoding NHL domain-containing thioredoxin family protein gives MATRARVRAPELIGKGGWLNTGDQQYTLADLRGRIVILDFWTFCCVNCLHVLDELRELEEKHRDTVVIIGVHSPKFVHEAEHQAVVDAVERYEVHHPVLDDPELATWKQYAVRAWPTLVVVDPEGYVVAQHAGEGHAHAIEKLVEELEAEHAAKGTLRRGDGPYVAPEPVATHLRFPGKALLLDDGGFLVSDTTRHRLVELEADGETVRRHFGTGDRGFTDGGPEEVRFSEPQGLAVLPDGRIAVADTVNHAIRALDLATGATTTLAGTGRQWWQGAPTSGPGREVDLSSPWDVAWFDGRLWIAMAGVHQLWTYDAEDGSVRVAAGTTNEGLVDGPGAEAWFAQPSGLAATEERLWVADSETSSVRYVDLDGAVHTAVGTGLFDFGHRDGAAGQALLQHPLGVTALPDGSVAVCDTYNHALRRYDPASGEVTTLATDLREPSDAVLVDGDLVVVESARHRLTRLRLPEEAVRVADSAHRTQRAATEIAPGTLRLDVVFQAPAGQKLDTRYGPSTRLLVSSTPPELLAGGDGAGTDLFRDLVLADGVTEGVLHVSAMAASCDDDPANEYPACHVHQQDWGVPVRVSAEGTPRLPLVLAGMDEQG, from the coding sequence ATGGCAACACGTGCGCGCGTCAGGGCCCCCGAACTGATCGGCAAGGGCGGCTGGCTCAATACAGGCGACCAGCAGTACACCCTCGCTGACCTGCGAGGGCGCATTGTGATCTTGGATTTCTGGACGTTCTGCTGTGTGAACTGCCTGCATGTCCTCGACGAGCTGCGCGAGCTGGAGGAGAAGCACCGCGACACCGTGGTGATCATCGGCGTGCACTCGCCGAAGTTCGTCCACGAGGCGGAGCACCAGGCCGTGGTCGACGCCGTCGAGCGGTACGAGGTGCACCACCCGGTGCTGGACGACCCCGAGCTCGCCACCTGGAAGCAGTACGCCGTACGCGCCTGGCCGACGCTCGTCGTCGTCGACCCCGAGGGCTATGTCGTCGCCCAGCACGCGGGCGAGGGCCACGCCCACGCCATCGAGAAGCTGGTCGAGGAGCTGGAGGCCGAGCACGCCGCGAAGGGCACCCTGCGGCGCGGCGACGGCCCGTACGTGGCGCCCGAGCCGGTGGCCACGCACCTGCGGTTCCCCGGGAAGGCGCTGCTGCTGGACGACGGCGGCTTCCTGGTCTCCGACACCACCCGGCACCGGCTGGTCGAACTGGAAGCGGACGGCGAGACCGTCCGCCGCCACTTCGGCACCGGCGACCGGGGGTTCACCGACGGCGGGCCCGAGGAGGTGCGGTTCAGCGAGCCGCAGGGGCTGGCGGTACTGCCCGACGGGCGGATCGCCGTCGCGGACACCGTGAACCACGCGATCCGCGCCCTCGACCTCGCGACCGGAGCGACGACCACTCTCGCCGGCACCGGCCGCCAGTGGTGGCAGGGGGCGCCCACCAGTGGGCCCGGCCGCGAGGTGGACCTCTCCTCGCCGTGGGACGTCGCCTGGTTCGACGGCAGGCTCTGGATCGCCATGGCGGGCGTGCACCAGCTGTGGACGTACGACGCCGAGGACGGCTCCGTCCGGGTCGCGGCCGGGACGACGAACGAGGGACTGGTGGACGGGCCCGGAGCCGAGGCCTGGTTCGCCCAGCCGTCCGGGCTCGCCGCGACCGAGGAGCGGCTCTGGGTCGCGGACTCGGAGACGTCCTCCGTGCGCTACGTGGACCTGGACGGTGCCGTGCACACCGCCGTCGGCACCGGACTCTTCGACTTCGGCCACCGCGACGGGGCCGCCGGTCAGGCGCTGCTCCAGCACCCGCTGGGCGTCACCGCGCTGCCCGACGGATCCGTCGCCGTCTGCGACACCTACAACCACGCCCTGCGCCGCTACGACCCGGCGAGCGGCGAGGTCACCACGCTGGCCACGGATCTGCGCGAGCCCAGCGACGCCGTGCTGGTGGACGGCGACCTCGTGGTCGTCGAGTCCGCCCGGCACCGGCTGACCCGGCTGCGGCTGCCCGAGGAGGCTGTACGCGTCGCGGACTCCGCGCACCGCACCCAGCGTGCCGCCACCGAGATCGCCCCGGGCACCCTGCGGCTCGACGTCGTCTTCCAGGCGCCCGCCGGTCAGAAGCTGGACACCCGCTACGGGCCCTCGACCCGGCTGCTGGTCTCCTCGACCCCGCCGGAGCTGCTGGCCGGGGGCGACGGCGCGGGCACCGACCTGTTCCGTGACCTGGTCCTCGCGGACGGGGTGACCGAGGGCGTCCTGCACGTCTCCGCGATGGCCGCGTCCTGCGACGACGACCCCGCCAACGAGTACCCGGCCTGCCATGTCCACCAGCAGGACTGGGGCGTCCCCGTCCGCGTCAGTGCGGAGGGGACGCCCCGGCTGCCGCTCGTGCTCGCGGGGATGGACGAGCAGGGCTGA